The genomic region GCGCCGGCCGACGCGCTCTGGTAGCGCACGCCACCGCCGACCCCGAGGCCCGACAGGATACCCGTGCGCCAGGTCCAGTCGGCCCACATCGACGCCATCTGCCGCGGCAGCGGCACCGACACCGGCCAGTGGTTCAGCGACGCGTCGTTCGCCTGCACGTTCCTGACGTCCTGATACACATACGACGCGACGACCGACAACTCGCGGGTGACCTTGCCGACCGCGCTCAGCTCGATCCCGCGCGAGCGCACCTTGCCGGTCTGCACGGACGTCGTGCCGGTCGGGTCGAGACTCACCGGTGTCGGCGTCGCGACGTTGGTCTGGTCGATCTGGTAGACGGCCGCACTCAACAGCAGGTTCTTGCCGGGCGGCTGCCAGCGCAACCCGGCTTCCGTCTGCTTGCCGCGTGTCGGCTTCGGCAAGCCGCCGCCGACCATCCTCACGCCGATGACGGGATCGAACGACGTCGAATAGCTCACGTACGGCGACAGCCCGGCGTCGCCCTGATAGGTGAGCCCGACGCGCCCGGAGAACGCACTGACGTCCTGCCGCGCCTGCGTGCCGGCCGTCCGGTCGTCGAACCGCGCATTGACGAAATCCTCGCGGCCGCCGAGCGTCAGCGTCCAGCGCCGCCAGCGGATCTGGTCCTGCGCATACACGCCGAACGTGTTCATCGCCGTGTACTGGTCGACGTGGCCGAGCGACGTCGGGCCGGAGAAAATCGCGTCCGTGACGGGCCGGTAGACGGGGTGATACAGGTTGAGCGACGGCGCCAGCGCGAGCCACACGCTGTTGGTCGTCGTCTGCCGGTCATATTGCGCGCCGAGCAGCAGCGTATGTTCGAGCGGCCCCGTGCCGAAGCGCGCCTGCGCGTGGTTGTCGATGTCGAACCGGCTGTAGTTGAGCTGGAACAGCCCCGCATAACGCATCATGTTGGTGCTGCTGCGGGGCACGTAGCCGATACCGAACACCGTCGCGTCGTCGAGCGACAGGTGCGACCAGCGCACGTCCTGGTGCAGCGACCAGATCGCATTCACGCGGTGCTCCAGCGCGTAGCCGAGCGACCACTGCTTCTTCCGGTAGTCGTTGAAGCCGGGGGCGCCCATGTAGATGTCCTGCGACAGCCGGCCATTCGGGTTCGGCAACACGGTGCCCGACGCCGGTAGGAAGTTCGACGAAATATCGCTGCCGTCCTGCAGGAACGTCGCCGATAGCGTCAGCGACGTATCGGCGGTCGGCCGCCATCGGAACGACGGCGCCAGCGCGACGCGCCGGTCGCCGTTCGGGCCGGTGACCGCGTTGCCGTCGCGCGCCACGCCGACGAAGCGGTACGCATAGCGGCCGTCCGGATCGAGCGTATCGCCGACATCGAGCATGAATTGCTTGCGCGCGTCGTTGCCGATCTGCACGCCGGCTTCGCGGACGCGCTCGCCGTCGGCGAGCTTCGTGTGCGCGTCGACGATCGCGCCGGGTTCGCCCGCGCCGTACAGCACCGAGGTCGGCCCGCGCAGCACGGCGATCGAGTCGATCGTGTACGGGTCGACGCGCCAGTTCGCGATCACGGCCGTATTCGGCGCGGCGACGCCGTCGACGTACAGCGTCGGCGTGAAGCCGCGCAGCGCCGCATACCAGTCGGTGCGGCTGTCGGCGCCGAACGTCGCGAATCCCGGCACGTAGCGCAGCGCCTGGTTCAGGTCGGTCGCGCCGGTCATCTCGATCTGCTGCGCGGTCACGAGATTGATCGTTTGCGGGATCTCGGCCACCGGCGTGTCGGTCTTCGTGCCGGCCGTGGTGCGCAGCCCGACGAGCCCGCTCGACGCGCCGTCGGCCTTCCCGGTCACGTCGATCGTCGGCAGCACGGCCGCCGCCGCGCCGGCCAGCGGCGTGACTGCCGCACCCGATGCCTGCGCGTGTGCGCCGCCCGCCGCCGCCACGACCCACGCGCTTCCGGCCGCGATCGCCCTCGCGCGTCGCGCCGCACCCGTCCCCGTTACCATCGTTCCTTGCTCCGTCGTGCTGGTGGCCGATTCGGCCCGATCGCGGCGCGACGCGCCGTCGGCGTCCGCCCTGTGTTGTCTTCTTGGCGATGCAGGTTGCGCGCGAGTCGGCATGCACTGGCCCATGGCGTCGGTCGCGAGCGCAGCGATGATACCGGGCGAATAGGGCGCAGTCTCAAAAAAATGCGTCGTCGGCCGGCGCCGGGCAAGGCGGATGAAAGACGGGGACGCTAGACTGCGTGCGCGACGGGAAGCGGCCGCGGGCTGCACGGCCCGCGCGCATCAACGGGGTTCGTCGTGCCTGGGCGGCCGCGCGCGTCCTGCGTCGCGAGGTTGTCCGCCCCCGGTTCGGCTTCCGTGTTTGCCACGTCATCGTCACGTCACCACCGAGGACCGTATGCGCCGCCTGTCGACTCGCCCCCTGTTCGCCGCGTGGCTCGCGGTGAGCGCACTTTGCTGGGCCATGCCGCCGGCCGGCGCCTGTGAGGTCCCGGCGGCCGTCACGACGATCGATCCGCCCGGCTACTATGACGACGCCGCCGGCTATGCGCGCGCCGTGAAGCCGATGCGCGATTTCATTTCACGGCTCAATGCGTCGGCGGACAAGGGTGACTGGTCATGCGCGGTGAGCCTGCTGGAAAGCTGGGCGCGGGCCGACGCGCTGATGGGCCGGATCACCGGTTACCAGGGCGACTACGAGCGCTCCTGGGCCGGCACCGACTTCGCGATGGTGATCCTGCGCATGCCGCGCGACGTGCGCGACGCGAACCGCGCCCGGTTCGACGCGATCGATCCGTGGCTCGAACGTATCGCGACCGCCACCCGCGATGCGCAAGCGATCAACCACCTGCACAACAACCTCGTGTACTGGGCCGGACTCGACCTGATCGCCATCGGCACTGTGACCGGCAACGCGAGCCTCGTCGATTCGGGGCTGCTGCGGGTACGCGAAGGCATCCGCGACATCGGCCCCGACGGTTCGCTGGCACGGGAAGTCAAACGCGGCAACCGCGCGCTGCACTATCACACGTTCGCGCTGCTCCCGCTCGTGTTCGCGGCGGAACTCGTGCAGCGGCGCCATATCGATCTCTATCGGGAAAACGACGGCGCGATCGGCCGCCTGGCGAACCTGGTCATCAACGCGGTCGACGATCCCGCCAGCTTCACGGCCATCACGCCGGTCAGGCAGGACCTGTTTCCGTGGACGTTCCGCGATGAACTGAGCTGGGTCGAGCCGTACTACGCGCGCTTTCACGACGCGCGGCTGCCGGCGATCATCGCACCGCGCCGCCCGTTCACCGAATGGCGGCTCGGCGGGAATGTGACGGCAGTCTGGGGCGTGTCGCTGCCGTAGCGGGAGCGGCCTGCCGCGTGAACCGCTAGGCGCGCCCGCGCCGCATCCTGAGCGTCGCCGACGGCGACTCGCCGAACGCCCGCTTGTACTCGATCGCGAACCGCCCGAGGTGCGCGAAACCCCATTTCAGCGCGATGTCCGTCACCGACGCGAGCCCCGGCGACGCGTCGGCCAGCAATTCCTCGCGCACATGTTGCAGCCGCAACTGCCGCACGAAGCCCATCGGCGTGGTGCCGTGGCGATGACGAAAGCCGGCGAACAGCGTGCTCGGGCTGACGCCGGCGAGTTCGGCGAGCCGTTCGATCGTCAGCGGCTCGTCGAGATGCGCGCGGATGTAGTCCTCGACGCGCCGCACATAGAACGGCGCAATCGCCACCGGCAGGTGCCGCGTGCCGTTGCGTGCGCTGTTCGGGTGGCCGTGCAGCAGCAGGTTGAGCAGCGTCGATTCGAGCTGCTCGAACGCGAGCGGATGACGCAGCGGATGCGCGTCCGTCGCGATCGCGCCGGCGAGGATCGGCAGCATCTGCATCAGACACGCGCCCTGCGCCGACGACAGGCTGAATGCCGGCTCGAATTCGACCGGCGCGCGCCGGTCGTCGCCGAAATGCCGCTGCGCGTGGCGCTCCATCACTTCGCGCTCGATACGCAGGATGACTTGCGGACATGCGTCGCCCCAGCGCATCTTCAGCGGCAGCGTCGGCGAGATCAACGACGCGGTGCCCGGCGACGACACGAAACGCGCCGAGCCGCACTCGATCTCCGCGTCGCCGCGCAACGGGATCTGCAACAGGAAGAAGTGCTCGAGCGGCCCGGGCTCGATGCTGACGCCGCCGCCATAATCGAGCAGGTTCAACGACAGGTTGCCCCAGCGCGCGTGATGCATGCAGCTGTGCAGCGCGCGCGATTCGCCGGTCGGCGTGAGCCGGTGCGGCTTGAAGACGTCGGCCACGCGTGCGCGCACCTCGTCGACGTCGTTCGACTGCAGCAGCAGGTTGTCGTGATTGAAACAGGCCGTATCCGGCAACCAGCCTGTTCCGGAAAATTGCGCCATCGCTGTTCTCCCGTCATGCTCCATTGCACTCGCGCCGTGCATGCATTCCCGATGTGGGGGCATCCGCCGCACGATCCGGATAGCGCCCGGAGTATCCGGACAGTCCGGCCGCCCAAGCGCGCAAGTCCTGCATACATGACGCAAGAAGCGGGCCGTTCGCGCATCGTAGAAAACTGTGCGGGGCTTCCGCATCCGCACATACCCGCAGTCAGCCGCGCGCCCGCCCATGCGCGGCGGCCGGTGCAACAGGTTTCCGGAATTCGCGGATATCGGCCGAAGAAAGCGGATAGAAGTGCCCATTTCGTCCGCCAATACTGGGTCCGTCGCAGCAAAAAACTGGAATGGAGGGACATATGCAAGGACGTCACATCGAGATTCCGTCGCCGGACGGCGGCACGTTTCGCGCCTACCTGAGCACGCCGGCCGGCGGCAAGGGACCGGGCATCGTGCTGTGCCACGAGATCTTCGGCGCGAACGCGACGATGCGGGAAGCAGCCGACTACTACGCGGAGGAAGGCTATACGGTGCTCGTGCCCGACCTGTTCTGGCGCCAGGCGCCGGGGATCGAACTCGGCTATGCGGGAGCGGATGCCGAACGCGCAATGGCCCTTTACCGCGAATACGACGAGAACAAGGGTGTCGAGGATGTTGGCGCCACGCTGGCCGTGCTCAGGCAGCTTCCCGAATGCACGGGCGGAACCGGCGTGCTCGGCTACTGTCTCGGCGGCAAGCTCGCGTATCTCGCCGCGTGCCGGCTGCCGGACGTGGCCGCGGCGGTCAGCTACTACGGCGTCGGCATCGAGCACGCGCTCGACGAGGCGTCGCACCTGCACGGCCGGCTCGTGCTGCAGATCGCGGGGCAGGACCGCTTCTGCCCGCCCGACGCGCAGCAGCGCATTGCTGGAGCGCTGGCCGGGCGCGACGGCGTCGAAGTGTACGTGTATCCCGGGGTCGATCACGCGTTCGCACGCGCCGGCGGCGATCATTTCGACAAGGCCGCCGCGAGCATGGCCCATCAGCGCGCGATCGCCGCGTTCCGTGCCGCGCTCGGCCCGCACTACGATCTGTCCACACTGTGGGAAGCGCATCTCCAACATGAATTCGACACGCGCAACGTCGATGCCACGATGGCGACGATGGTTGCCGAACCGTACGTCAACCATATTCCGACGCTGACGGGCGGCGTCGGCTACGACGAGCTCAAGCGCTTCTACACGCATCACTTCGTGCATGCGAATCCGCCGGACACGACGATCACGCCGATCTCGCGCACGGTCGGCGCGAGCCAGATCGTCGACGAGCTGCTGTTCTGCTTCACGCACACCACCGAGATCGACTGGATGCTGCCGGGCGTCGCGCCGACCGGCAAGCGCGTCGAGATTCCGCTCGTCGCGATCGTCAAGTTTCGCGGCGACAAGCTCTATCACGAGCACATCTACTGGGACCAGGCGAGCGTGCTCGTGCAGGTCGGCCTGCTCGATCCGGCCGGCCTGCCGGTCGCGGGCGTTGAAACGGCCCGCAAGCTGCTCGACGAAACCGTGCCGTCGAACGGGCTGATGCGCCGCTGGCAGGACAGCGAGCCGTCGTCGGGCACGCATTGACACAACACCTTCCCCCACACAACGATTTCCGGAGACACCCCATGACTGCCCTTGCTGGCAAAGTCGCGATCGTCACCGGCGGCGCCACGCTGATCGGCGCCGCGGTCGCGCAGGACCTGAGCCGCGCCGGTGCGTGCGTCGCGATCCTCGATCTCGATGCGGAGAACGGCGCGCGCGTGGCCGACTCGCTCGGCGAACGGGCGATGTTCGTCGCGCTCGACATCACCGACGATCGCGCGATCGAGCATGCGGTCGCGGCCATCGTCGAGCGGTTCGGCGCGATCGACGTGCTCGTCAACCTCGCGTGCAGCTACGTCGACAACGGCATCCAGGCGACCCGCAACGACTGGCTCGCCGCGATGGACGTCAACGTCGTGTCGGCGGCGATGCTCGCCAAGGCCGTGCATCCGCAGATGGTCCGGCGCGGCGGCGGCGCGATCGTGAACTTCAGCTCGATCTCGGCCCAGTGCGCGCAAACCGGCCGCTGGCTGTACCCGACATCGAAGGCGGCGATCCGCCAGCTCACGCGCAGCATGGCGATGGATCTCGCGCCCGACCGCATTCGCGTCAACTCGGTGTCGCCGGGCTGGACGTGGTCGCGCGTGATGGACGAGCTGACGCACGGCGACCGCGCGAAGACCGATCGCGTCGCCGCGCCGTTCCACCTGCTCGGCCGGGTCGGCGATCCGTCCGAGGTCGCGCAGGTCGTGACGTTCCTGTGCAGCGACGCGGCGAGCTTCGTGACCGGCGCCGACTACGCGGTGGATGGCGGCTATGCCGCGATGGGCCCTGAACAGGCGGTGCCAGCCATTCCGCGTCTCGCGGAGTGACGGTTCCTCAGCACCGCTTCCCGCCATCGTTTTGATCCCGGCCGGCATTCGGCCAACCAAGGACAACCTCATGAGACGCATCGCCATCGTCGGCGCCGGCCAGTCCGGCCTGCAACTCGCCTTCGCCCTGCTCGACCAGGGCTACCACGTCACGCTCGCGACCAACCGCGACGCCGAACAGATTCGCACCGGCAAGGTCATGTCGAGCCAGTGCATGTTCCACACGTCATTGCAGATCGAGCGCGATCTCGGCCTGAACACGTGGGAGGAAGCGTGCCCGTCCGTCGAAGGGATCGGCATCGCGGTGCCGCATCCGGACGGCAACGGCCGCAAGGTGATCGACTGGTCGTCCCGGCTGACGCGCTACGCGCAGTCGGTCGACCAGCGCGTGAAGATGGCCGACTGGCTCGACCGCGTGAAGCGCCGGGGCGCGGACGTGCGCATTGCCGACATCGGCGTGCCCGAACTCGAGGAGCTCGCACGCAGCCACGACCTCGTGCTGCTCGCGGCCGGCAAGGGCGAGATCGTCAACCTGCTCGGCCGCGACGACACGCGCAGCGCGTTCGACCGCCCGCAACGCGCGCTGGCCCTCACCTACGTGAAAGGGATGACGCCGAGCCAGCCGTATTCGCGCGTGCGCTTCAACCTGCTGCCGGGCATCGGCGAGTACTTCGTGTTTCCCGCGCTGACCACGACGGGCCCGTGCGAAATCATGGTGTTCGAAGGCATTCCGGGCGGCCCGCTCGACTGCTGGGCCGACGTGAAGACGCCCGACCAGCATCTGGACCGGAGCCTGTCGTTCCTGCAGCAGTACGTACCGTGGGAATTCGAGCGCTGCCGCGACGTCGAGCTCACCGATCCGAACGGCACGCTCGCCGGACGCTTCACGCCGACGGTGCGCAAGCCGTTCTTCCGGTTGCCGTCGGGCCGCACGGTGTTCGGGATGGCCGACGCGGTGGTCGTCAACGATCCGATCACCGGCCAGGGATCGAACAACGCCGCGAAATGCGCGAACGCGTATTTCGACGCGATCGTCGCACGCGATGCCGCGCCGTTCGGCGAAGACTGGATGCAGCAGACCTTCGAAGGGTACTGGGCGTATGCGCAGCACGTCGTGCGCTGGACCAACTCGCTGCTCACGCCACCGCCGCCGCACATCCTCGAACTGCTCGGCGCGGCCGGCCGGTTGCCGTCGCTCGCCGCGGCGATCGTCGACGGCTTCGACGATCCGCGCCGGTTCTCGCCGTGGTGGTTCGAGCCGTCGGCCTGCGCGGCGATGATCCGCGAACACAGCGTACGCACGGAGTGACCGACATGGAAACGACCACTACCGATCGCCCGGCCCTCGACCCGCTGCAGTTGCGCACCGCGTTCGGGCAATTCCCGACCGGCGTGACCGTGATCACCACGTGCGCGGCCGACGGACGCAAGGTGGGCCTCACCGCCAATTCGTTCTCGTCGCTGTCGCTCGATCCGCCGCTCGTGCTGTGGAGCCTGCGCAAGGTCGCGCCGAGCCGCCCGGATTTCGTCGCGGCCACCCATTTCGCGATCAACATCCTCGCGCACGACCAGATCGAGCTGTCGCGCCGCTTCGCGACGCCCAGCGCCGACAAGTTCGACGGCGTGCTTCACGTCGATTCGGAAACCGGCGGCGTGCCCTGCCTCGACGGCGCGAGCGCGCGCTTCGTGTGCCGCAACGTCGGCCATTACGAAGGCGGCGATCACCTGCTCTTCATCGGCCAGATCGAACAGTTCGACACGTTCGGCCGTGCGCCGCTGGTGTTCCATGCGGGCCAGTATCGCGCGATCGCCGATCATCCCGATCTTTTTCGCGCCATTTGATTAGTTATACAAATAAATATTCCAGGAGGTGGTGAACATGAAACTCGGCTCTCGCATGCTCGTCGTCGCAGGCCTCACGATCGCCGGCATGGCCGCCAGCGCGCCGGCCGGCGCAGCCGACCTGCCGGCGGTCAACCTCGGCATGACCAGCTTCCTCGACGGGATGCCGCCGGCCGGCGCCGGCTGGTACGGCACGCAGTACCTGCAGTACTACACGGCCGGCCGCGTCAACGACAATGCGGGCAACAAGGTCGGGTTGCCGAAGCAGGACATCGACCTGTTCGCGGGGCTGAGCCAGCTCGTCTATCAGTCGCCGCTGACGTTCGCGGGCATGCATCCCGGCCTCGACGTGATCCTGCCGTGGATCGCGTCCGCGCGAACCGACGACGGCATCGGCAACGTCGCGCTGAATGCGCGCGCCGGCTTCGGCGACCTGCTGATCGGCCCGTTCATCCAGTTCGACCCGGTGATGGGCGCGCAAGGCCCGCGCTTCGCGCAGCGCGTGGAGTTCCAGTTCATCGCGCCGACCGGCGCGTACGATCCTTCGCGGGCGATCAATCCCGGCAGCCATGTCTGGTCGTTCGATCCGTACTGGGCAGCGACGCTGTGGCTCACGCCCAAGTGGACCGTGTCGTGGCGGCTGCATTATCTGTGGAACGCGACCAACCATCAGCCGGCCACGTCGCTCGGCCCGGACGTGACGTCGACGCAGGCCGGCCAGGCGATCCACGCGAACTTCGCGACCGAATACGAAGTGCGCCCCGGCCTGCGGCTGGGACTCAACGGCTACTGGCTGCGCCAGACCACCGACATGAAGACAAACGGGCAGGACGTGCCGGGCACGCGGGAGGCCGTGTTCGCGATCGGCCCGGGGGCCATGTATAGCTTCTCGCCGCAGGATCATCTGATGTTCAACGCGTACTTCGAAACCTATGCGCGCAACCGGCCGCAGGGCACGCGGATGGTGCTGCGGTATGTGCATCACTTTCAGTGACGGCCGCGAACGGCGACGACGTGCCCCCTCCATCGCTCACGCGCCGTGAACGTCCTCGTCGATCCGCAGCAGCCGGCCGGCGTTCGCAATCACGACGAACGTGCCAACGTTGTGCAGGATCGCCGCCCACACCGCGCCGAGCATGCCGGTCGCGGCGAGCGCGATCACCGCGAGCGTCCACGCGAGGCCGATCGCCGCATTGGTCGTCGCCGTGCGACGGCATTGTCGGCCAAGGCGGATGCAGGTCGGAATCCGCTTCAGGTCGTCGCCCAGCAGCACGACATCGGCCGATGCGATCGCGATGTCGACGCCACGCTCGCCCATCGCGATGCTCGTCGAGCCGGCCTTGATCGCCAGCACGTCGTTCAGCCCGTCGCCGACGACGAGCGGATGCAGGCCCGCACCGATCTCGCGCATCACATAGTCGAGCTTGTCGTGCGGCAGCGCCTGCGCGACCACCGTCTCGATGCCGGTCTCGGCCGCGACCTTGCTCGCGACGCGCTCGCGGTCACCCGTCAGCAGCGTCTGCCGCGCAAGGCCCAGCGTCCGCAGTTCGGCGAGCGCATCGCGCGCATCGGGCCGCAAGGTGTCCGCGAAACCGAACCACGCGAGCAGCCGCCCGTCGAGCACGAGGCCGACGAGCGGCCCGTCGAATCCTTCCGGCGGTGACGGCAAGTCACCGGCATGGTCGGCGAGCAGCGTGGGCCGGCCGAGTACCGCCGTGCCGTCCGGCGTGTCGGCGACGACCCCGAGCCCGCGCAATTCCCGCGTGCGCTCGAACGGCGCAACGGCAGCGCCGGTCAGGCCTGACGCGGCGGCATCGCGAACGAGCGCGCGGCTCGCCGGATGCGCGCTGCTTTCGCCGAGCCGCGCGGCCAGCGCACGCGCCTGCGCGCCGTCAACGCCCGGCTGCAGCCACACCTGCCGCACGTGCAATTCCCCGCGGGTGAGCGTGCCCGTCTTGTCGATCACGAGCGAATCGACTTCGGCGATCTTGTCGAGGAACGCGGCATTGCGAAACAGGATGCCGTGCCGCGCGCCGACCGCGATCCCGGCAATGGCCGTGGACGGCGCGGCGAGCACCAGCGCGCACGGGCACGCGGCCACGATCACCGCGAGCATCGCCGATGCATTCGAGGACGTGAACCAGACGATCGCCGCGATCAGCAGCACGAGCGCGAGATATGCGCCCATGTGCCGCTCGAGCACTTGCGTGACGGGCGGTTTCGCCTGTTCCGCGTGCTGCATCAGCGCGATGATCTTGCCGAGCGTCGAATCCTTGCCCGTGTGCGTGACGTCGATGCGCAGCACGCCGTCGAGGTTCAGCGCGCCGCCATACACGGCGCTGCCTGCGTCGACGTCGTGCGGCACGGATTCGCCGGTGATCGGCCCATTGTCGACGCTCGACGTGCCCGCGACGACGACGCCGTCGACCGGAATGCGCGCGCCGGCCACCACTTCGATGCGGTCGCCCGCACGCAGCGCGTCGTACGCGACTTCGACGACACTGCCGTCGGTGCCGATACGGCGCACGCGGCCGGCCGTCAGCCGGCCGAGCGCGCGGATCGCCTCCTGCGAACCGAGCACGCTGCGCTCTTCCAGTGCATGGCCGAAGGTCATCACGATCGGCAGCAACGCGGCTGTCGTCATGTCGCCGATCGCCCACGCGGCCAGCATCGCGAGCGCGATCAGGCGATCGGTCACGCCGTGCAGGCTCGGCGCGCGCAGGCTGTGCCACGCGCTCGCGAACACCGGCCCCGCGACGATCAGCGACGCGAGCGCGGCGAGCAGTTGCGCGAGCGTGTCGCCGCCGGCCGACAGCACGCGCCATGCGAACGACAGCACGAGCAGGCCGCCCCCGAGCAGCGCCAGCGCGATCTGCCGCGTGATCGTGCGGCGTTCGTCGGAGGACAGCGCGTAGGCGGTCGTGCCGGCAGGCGCGGCGTCCGGCTGCGTGGCCGGTTCGGCGAGCGAATTCATCGGGCGGTTCCGGGCAGGATCAGGTTGGAAGTATCGTGCGGATCGATCGTCGTCACGCGTCCGGCTTTCGACAGCACATGCTGCATGCGATCGCGATACAGCCGCGCCAGCAGCCCCGGATCGCCGTTCTCGCGAAGCGTCGCGTCGAGTTGCCGGATGTCCAGCGTGTCGGTCTGCGCGGTCGCGACGCGTTCGGCCGCGTGGGCCTGCGCGTCCTGCACGATCCGGTCGGCATCCTGCTGCGCATCCTGGCGCCGCTGTTCGGCGGCGGTGCGGGCTTCGGCGATGGTCCGTTCAGCGACCTGCAGCGACGTCAGCACCGCGTTGAACGCATCGGCGGCCGCTCCGGGAAACGCGGGCTGCACGTCGACGCGCGCGATTTCGACGCCGAGCCCCGCGTGCGCCGCGTCGAGTGCGCGCAGGTGCCGCGCGATCGTATCGGCGAGATCGCCGCGCAACCGTTCGCGACGCGCGGCCATCTGCCGGTCAGCGGCCAGTTGCTCGGGCCGCGCGACCAGGATCGCGTCGAGATCGCGGGTCGCCGCAACTTCGACGGCCGACGCGGACACGATCCGCTCGAGCGCCGCGTCGAGGCGAGCCTGCTGCAGCACGTACGCGTACGGATCGCTGACCCGGTAATAAAGCACCGCGCTCAACGCGACCGCGCCGCCGTCGCCCGTCAGCACGTAGCCCGAACCGGCGAGCGCGTCGGGCAACCGCGCGACGCCCTTCGCGGACGGCGCGAGCGCCCGCGGATCGCGGTCGAGCGAGCGGATCCGCTGCTCGAGCACGCGCGCGGCGCCCGGCACGAGCAGGACCGATTCGAACGGCTGCGGCCACGCGATCACGAGCCCGGCGTCCTGGGTACGCACGAGCGCGCCGAACCGCATCACGACCGCGCGGCTGTCCGCCGGAATCCGCCGGATGTTCGAGCCGGCCCACGCGCAGGCGGCGAGCACCGCGAGCGCGGCGACGAACCAGAACGACAGACGCACGGCCTGCGCGCCCGGCCCGAGCGGCGGTGCGGACGGCTCGCTCATCGCGCGGCCTTGTGTGCCTTGGGCGCCGGCGCGGCCTGCGCCGACGCGTCGCCCGGGCCCTGCACGAGCACGCGGAACGGCGCGGCGTCGGTACGCAGGATCAGGTTCGTATTGGTGCCGACCACCGTGTTCAGCGTGTCGAGCGAACGCAGCATCGTGTACAGGTGCGGGTTGCCCGCATAGCTCTTGCCGTAGATGTCGGCCGCGTCCTTGCGCGATTGCGCTTCGATGCCGGCCGCTTTCACGTTCGCATCGGCCAGTGCGATGCGCGCGTCGCGCTCGGCATCGGAACGGATCTGCGCGGCCTCGCGATTGCCCTCCGCGGTACGCTGCGCGGCCACCGTCTCGCGTTCCGCGCTCATCCGGTCGACGGTCGCGGCGAGCGTGACGGCCGGCAGCGTGAGCCGTTCGAGCCCGACCTGGGCGACGCGCACGCCATAAGCCGAATAGAGCTGCGCATCGATCTGCCGGCGCAGCGCATCTTCGAACTCGCCGATCTTCACCTGGGCCGGATCGGTGTTCACGAGCGACGCGAGATCGTATCCGGCGGACGTCGTCTGCAGCGCGGAGCCGACGAGCGAGCGGATCTGCCGCGCCGCTTCGTCCGGCTCGTTGCCGACCGCGCGCATGAAGCGCCCGATGTCGCGCGCATCGGCCGGCACGCGCCACGCGACGTAGGCCTCGACGATGATGCGCAGCCCGTCGCGGGTACCGACGTCCTGCAGGCCGCTCGACGTGGTGTGCAGGCGCAGGTCGACGGGCGTCACCGCGTCGATCGGCGCGGGCAGGCGCCACGCGAGCCCGGGTTCGAGCAGCACGCGCACCGGCCGGCCGAAGCGCGTGATCACCGACGCCTCGCCGGCACGCACCTGCACGAAGCTCGCCACCGCGAGCGCGACGAGCACGCACAGCACCGCGACGGCCACGCGCAGGCGAAACGCGCCGGGCGGCTGCGGCGCACCGTGGTGCGCGTGATGAGGATGGCCGTGGTGCGCATGATCATGCGCGT from Burkholderia sp. HI2500 harbors:
- a CDS encoding styrene monooxygenase/indole monooxygenase family protein; this translates as MRRIAIVGAGQSGLQLAFALLDQGYHVTLATNRDAEQIRTGKVMSSQCMFHTSLQIERDLGLNTWEEACPSVEGIGIAVPHPDGNGRKVIDWSSRLTRYAQSVDQRVKMADWLDRVKRRGADVRIADIGVPELEELARSHDLVLLAAGKGEIVNLLGRDDTRSAFDRPQRALALTYVKGMTPSQPYSRVRFNLLPGIGEYFVFPALTTTGPCEIMVFEGIPGGPLDCWADVKTPDQHLDRSLSFLQQYVPWEFERCRDVELTDPNGTLAGRFTPTVRKPFFRLPSGRTVFGMADAVVVNDPITGQGSNNAAKCANAYFDAIVARDAAPFGEDWMQQTFEGYWAYAQHVVRWTNSLLTPPPPHILELLGAAGRLPSLAAAIVDGFDDPRRFSPWWFEPSACAAMIREHSVRTE
- a CDS encoding flavin reductase family protein: METTTTDRPALDPLQLRTAFGQFPTGVTVITTCAADGRKVGLTANSFSSLSLDPPLVLWSLRKVAPSRPDFVAATHFAINILAHDQIELSRRFATPSADKFDGVLHVDSETGGVPCLDGASARFVCRNVGHYEGGDHLLFIGQIEQFDTFGRAPLVFHAGQYRAIADHPDLFRAI
- a CDS encoding SphA family protein, whose translation is MKLGSRMLVVAGLTIAGMAASAPAGAADLPAVNLGMTSFLDGMPPAGAGWYGTQYLQYYTAGRVNDNAGNKVGLPKQDIDLFAGLSQLVYQSPLTFAGMHPGLDVILPWIASARTDDGIGNVALNARAGFGDLLIGPFIQFDPVMGAQGPRFAQRVEFQFIAPTGAYDPSRAINPGSHVWSFDPYWAATLWLTPKWTVSWRLHYLWNATNHQPATSLGPDVTSTQAGQAIHANFATEYEVRPGLRLGLNGYWLRQTTDMKTNGQDVPGTREAVFAIGPGAMYSFSPQDHLMFNAYFETYARNRPQGTRMVLRYVHHFQ
- a CDS encoding heavy metal translocating P-type ATPase — translated: MNSLAEPATQPDAAPAGTTAYALSSDERRTITRQIALALLGGGLLVLSFAWRVLSAGGDTLAQLLAALASLIVAGPVFASAWHSLRAPSLHGVTDRLIALAMLAAWAIGDMTTAALLPIVMTFGHALEERSVLGSQEAIRALGRLTAGRVRRIGTDGSVVEVAYDALRAGDRIEVVAGARIPVDGVVVAGTSSVDNGPITGESVPHDVDAGSAVYGGALNLDGVLRIDVTHTGKDSTLGKIIALMQHAEQAKPPVTQVLERHMGAYLALVLLIAAIVWFTSSNASAMLAVIVAACPCALVLAAPSTAIAGIAVGARHGILFRNAAFLDKIAEVDSLVIDKTGTLTRGELHVRQVWLQPGVDGAQARALAARLGESSAHPASRALVRDAAASGLTGAAVAPFERTRELRGLGVVADTPDGTAVLGRPTLLADHAGDLPSPPEGFDGPLVGLVLDGRLLAWFGFADTLRPDARDALAELRTLGLARQTLLTGDRERVASKVAAETGIETVVAQALPHDKLDYVMREIGAGLHPLVVGDGLNDVLAIKAGSTSIAMGERGVDIAIASADVVLLGDDLKRIPTCIRLGRQCRRTATTNAAIGLAWTLAVIALAATGMLGAVWAAILHNVGTFVVIANAGRLLRIDEDVHGA
- the hflK gene encoding protease modulator HflK, which gives rise to MSEPSAPPLGPGAQAVRLSFWFVAALAVLAACAWAGSNIRRIPADSRAVVMRFGALVRTQDAGLVIAWPQPFESVLLVPGAARVLEQRIRSLDRDPRALAPSAKGVARLPDALAGSGYVLTGDGGAVALSAVLYYRVSDPYAYVLQQARLDAALERIVSASAVEVAATRDLDAILVARPEQLAADRQMAARRERLRGDLADTIARHLRALDAAHAGLGVEIARVDVQPAFPGAAADAFNAVLTSLQVAERTIAEARTAAEQRRQDAQQDADRIVQDAQAHAAERVATAQTDTLDIRQLDATLRENGDPGLLARLYRDRMQHVLSKAGRVTTIDPHDTSNLILPGTAR